In Hyperolius riggenbachi isolate aHypRig1 chromosome 10, aHypRig1.pri, whole genome shotgun sequence, a genomic segment contains:
- the LOC137535569 gene encoding zinc finger BED domain-containing protein 6-like, giving the protein MRRTNKQDVSADISTDGKYIRRHLEDPASSDGGLEHDPSDHPWTPTLGEEEGSSEEEAEHRIRRSPGKGTTQRTGDSSRPITQSDGTLPWQQATTVTSSPTFRSSAVWAFFTLSSIDHSIAICNLCQQQISRGRRATHLGTTAMRRHMDLRHKAQWEQQQNRAPPSAAAPSASSTTREEPHQGAMDSSRKRRRQHLMESPSSTMQSLEQRTWPPHHPTAQALTSSLAKLLALQLIPLHLVDTLSFREFVAIGTPQWQVPSCRYFADKAIPALYRHVQHNVMASLNHAISRKVHLTTDAWSSKDGQRRYVSFTAHWVTLLAAGRNAGPGTPLELMSPPRLWSTSGTITSNPTFPPSSLTSSSGLITVQQQHPRTFGSSQAKRCSAVLQLVYLGNKNLTGPELLSALCAQSERWLNPRHLTPGKVVCDNDCNLLGALQLGKLTHVPCLAHVLHLVVQRFINKFPSFQEVLRQARRVCGHFLRSYTASARLKDFQRQNNLPAKRLICDDPTRWNSTLAMLQRLHQQQRAINDYLYEYETRTVSGDLGFFSLGQWLDIKDACSILSPFEEATNMVNSNSVSMSVTIPLLFLLDHTLRGIIDRALETQQGEDEDTLLSQAQQGNLPSASSAVMRGQQEAEDMYEEEEELLGAVGEEEETVQSSSGGFHASQTLVRGWGEAVEDNVVLSDTEDLGSSAAENLRKMGMFMLQCLRKDPKIQAIKENDNYWLSTFLDPRYKQKMSEFLPPSQRESKMRQLAELLRINLMSAFPDGLSQVSLRDDPCASDTAMPERRNPNISGGLIDNFHLFFQTQQSVPTFHSSHRQRLDSQINGYMGYIGDVDSLSTKDPLDYWVSKLDTWPELAQYAIEILSCPASSILSEGTFRAEGRFVNEKRTHLPTNNVDRLTFIKMNQAWITKDYKPPEA; this is encoded by the coding sequence ATGGAAAATATATTAGACGCCACCTGGAGGATCCCGCCAGCAGTGACGGAGGTCTGGAGCATGATCCATCAGACCATCCCTGGACAccaactttgggggaggaggaaggaagctCAGAGGAAGAGGCGGAGCACAGAATAAGGAGGAGTCCGGGCAAGGGCACAACACAGAGGACTGGAGACAGCAGCCGTCCCATCACACAGTCTGATGGCACGCTACCATGGCAACAGGCCACCACCGTCACCAGCAGTCCGACTTTCCGGTCTTCAGCAGTCTGGGCCTTTTTTACATTGTCCAGCATTGACCATAGTATTGCAATCTGCAACctttgccagcagcagatcagccGTGGAAGACGGGCGACACATCTCGGCACCACCGCTATGAGGAGGCATATGGATCTGCGCCACAAAGCCCAGTGGGAGCAGCAACAGAACAGGGCTCCTCCTTCAGCAGCTGCACCCTCCGCATCCTCCACCACCAGGGAGGAGCCTCATCAGGGGGCCATGGATAGCAGCAGGAAAAGGAGGCGTCAGCATCTTATGGAGTCTCCATCATCCACCATGCAGTCTCTAGAGCAGAGGACTTGGCCCCCTCACCATCCTACTGCCCAGGCTCTGACTTCCAGCTTGGCAAAACTTCTGGCACTGCAGCTGATACCTTTACACCTGGTAGACACATTGTCCTTTCGGGAATTTGTTGCCATTGGAACACCACAGTGGCAGGTACCTAGCTGCCGGTATTTTGCTGACAAGGCCATTCCAGCCCTCTATAGGCATGTGCAGCATAATGTAATGGCATCTCTTAACCATGCCATTAGTAGGAAGGTACATCTGACCACAGACGCTTGGTCGAGTAAAGATGGTCAGAGGCGCTATGTTTCCTTCACTGCCCACTGGGTGACTCTCCTGGCAGCTGGGAGGAATGCAGGACCAGGCACACCGCTGGAGCTCATGTCACCACCACGACTTTGGTCCACCTCTGGGACCATCACCAGCAACCCTACTTTTCCCCCCTCATCACTGACGTCATCTTCTGGGCTCATAACAGTCCAGCAACAGCATCCCAGAACCTTCGGATCATCCCAGGCAAAGCGCTGCTCTGCTGTCCTGCAGCTCGTGTACTTGGGGAATAAGAACCTCACTGGACCAGAGCTACTCTCAGCTCTGTGCGCACAGTCAGAAAGGTGGCTGAACCCACGACACTTAACACCGGGCAAGGTGGTGTGTGATAATGACTGCAACCTCTTGGGTGCCCTTCAGCTTGGGAAACTTACACATGTGCCTTGCTTGGCCCATGTGCTCCACTTGGTTGTTCAGCGGTTCATAAATAAGTTTCCCAGCTTCCAAGAGGTGCTACGGCAGGCCAGAAGGGTGTGTGGACACTTTCTCAGATCGTACACGGCCTCAGCTCGATTAAAAGACTTTCAGCGACAGAACAATCTTCCTGCTAAACGCCTTATTTGTGACGACCCCACCCGCTGGAACTCAACCTTGGCCATGCTGCAGAGGCTTCACCAGCAACAACGCGCTATTAATGACTACTTGTACGAATATGAAACAAGGACCGTCTCTGGAGACCTGGGATTTTTTTCTCTAGGACAGTGGCTGGATATAAAGGATGCTTGCTCCATCTTGTCCCCATTTgaagaggccaccaacatggtcaactCTAATAGTGTGAGTATGAGTGttaccatcccattgctgttcctCCTAGATCACACACTTCGTGGCATAATTGACCGGGCACTGGAAACACAACAAGGTGAAGATGAGGACACGTTGCTTTCTCAGGCCCAGCAAGGAAACTTGCCTTCCGCCTCGAGCGCCGTAATGCGTGGTCAGCAGGAAGCAGAGGATAtgtatgaggaggaggaggagcttttGGGTGCTGTAGGTGAGGAGGAGGAAACGGTGCAGTCTTCCAGTGGGGGTTTCCATGCCTCCCAGACTCTTGTGCGTGGCTGGGGAGAGGCTGTGGAGGACAATGTTGTCCTCAGTGACACTGAAGACTTGGGGTCCTCTGCAGCAGAGAATTTGAGGAAAATGGGAATGTTCATGCTGCAATGCCTGCGTAAAGACCCAAAGATTCAGGCCATCAAGGAAAATGATAACTATTGGCTTTCCACCTTCTTAGATCCCAGATACAAGCAGAAAATGTCTGAGTTCCTGCCACCGTCACAGAGGGAAAGTAAAATGCGGCAGCTTGCAGAGCTGCTAAGGATAAACCTAATGTCCGCTTTTCCAGATGGTCTCAGCCAGGTGTCCCTTCGTGATGATCCCTGTGCCTCTGATACTGCCATGCCTGAAAGGAGGAACCCAAACATCAGTGGTGGCCTCATTGACAACTTCCATCTGTTTTTCCAGACGCAGCAGTCAGTCCCAACATTTCACAGCTCACACAGGCAGCGCCTCGACAGCCAGATAAATGGCTACATGGGGTACATAGGGGATGTGGACAGTCTCAGCACTAAGGACCCCCTGGACTATTGGGTGTCCAAGTTAGACACCTGGCCTGAGCTGGCACAATATGCCATAGAGATTCTCTCTTGCCCGGCATCCAGCATACTCTCTGAAGGAACATTTCGTGCAGAAGGACGTTTTGTTAATGAGAAGCGAACCCATCTGCCCACTAACAACGTGGATCGACTCACATtcatcaaaatgaaccaggcttggatcACCAAGGACTACAAACCCCCCGAGGCCTAA